The Triticum aestivum cultivar Chinese Spring chromosome 7B, IWGSC CS RefSeq v2.1, whole genome shotgun sequence genome window below encodes:
- the LOC123156759 gene encoding protein NRT1/ PTR FAMILY 6.3, translating to MVGLLPQTNAAAQAEVLGDAWDYRGRPAARSTTGRWGAAAMILVAELNERLTTLGIAVNLVTYLTATMHVGNAEAANVVTNFMGTSFMLCLLGGFVADSFLGRYLTIAIFTAIQASGVTILTISTAAPGLRPPACTAEGGGIGTCSRASGAQLGVLYLALYLTALGTGGLKSSVSGFGSDQFDESDRTEKSQMMRFFNWFFFFISLGSLLAVTVLVYVQDNLGRPWGYGACAASIAVGLVVFLAGTRRYRFKKLAGSPLTQIAAVVVAAWRKRGVQLPADTSMLYDIDVGKVAAIEGGSTKKSKLKERIPHTKQFRFLDHAAINSDPAGEPTKWQLATLTDVEEVKTVARMLPIWATTIMFWTVYAQMTTFSVSQATTMDRHIGPSFQIPAGSLTVFFVGSILLTVPIYDRIVVPVSRRLNGNPHGLTPLQRIGIGLVLSILAMTSAALVEVKRLRVARDSAVPAGAPVPMTVFWLIPQFFFVGAGEAFTYIGQLDFFLRECPKGMKTMSTGLFLSTLSLGFFVSSALVTVVHKITGDRRPWIADDLNKGELYKFYWLLAGVCLANLVVYLFAGRWYKYKAGRPGADGSVNGVEMADAEPCLH from the exons ATGGTCGGCCTTCTCCCCCAGACCAATGCGGCGGCGCAGGCCGAGGTCCTCGGCGACGCGTGGGACTACcgcggccgccccgccgcccggtccACCACCGGCCGCTGGGGCGCCGCCGCCATGATCCTGGTGGCGGAGCTCAACGAGAGGCTCACCACGCTGGGGATCGCGGTCAACCTGGTCACGTACCTCACGGCCACGATGCACGTCGGCAACGCAGAGGCGGCCAACGTCGTCACCAACTTCATGGGCACCTCCTTCATGCTCTGCCTcctcggcggcttcgtcgcggacTCCTTCCTCGGCCGCTACCTCACCATCGCCATCTTCACCGCCATCCAGGCATCC GGCGTGACGATCCTGACGATCTCAACGGCGGCGCCGGGGCTGCGGCCACCGGCGTGCACAGCGGAGGGCGGCGGGATAGGGACTTGCTCCCGCGCGTCGGGCGCCCAGCTGGGCGTGCTGTACCTTGCGCTGTACCTGACGGCTCTGGGCACCGGCGGGCTCAAGTCGAGCGTCTCCGGCTTCGGGTCGGACCAGTTCGACGAGTCGGACCGCACCGAGAAGTCGCAGATGATGCGCTTCTTCAactggttcttcttcttcatcagcctCGGCTCCCTCCTGGCCGTCACGGTGCTCGTCTACGTCCAGGACAACCTGGGCCGGCCCTGGGGCTACGGCGCCTGCGCCGCCTCCATTGCCGTCGGGCTGGTGGTGTTCCTCGCCGGCACCCGCAGGTACCGGTTCAAGAAGCTGGCCGGGAGCCCGCTGACCCAGATCGCGGCCGTGGTCGTGGCCGCGTGGCGCAAGCGCGGCGTCCAGCTGCCCGCCGACACCTCCATGCTCTACGACATCGACGTGGGCAAGGTGGCAGCCATCGAGGGGGGCTCGACCAAGAAGAGCAAGCTCAAGGAGCGCATCCCGCACACGAAGCAGTTCCG TTTCTTGGACCATGCGGCGATCAACTCGGACCCCGCCGGCGAGCCGACCAAGTGGCAGCTTGCGACGCTGACGGACGTGGAGGAGGTCAAGACGGTGGCGCGGATGCTTCCGATATGGGCGACGACCATCATGTTCTGGACGGTGTACGCGCAGATGACCACCTTCTCGGTGTCGCAGGCCACCACCATGGACCGCCACATCGGCCCCTCCTTCCAGATCCCGGCGGGCTCCCTCACCGTCTTCTTCGTCGGCTCCATCCTCCTCACCGTCCCCATCTACGACCGCATCGTCGTGCCCGTATCCCGCCGCCTCAACGGCAACCCGCACGGGCTCACCCCGCTCCAGCGGATCGGCATCGGCCTCGTGCTCTCCATCCTCGCCATGACCTCCGCCGCTCTCGTCGAGGTCAAGCGCCTCCGCGTGGCGCGGGACTCCGCCGTCCCAGCGGGCGCCCCCGTTCCCATGACGGTCTTCTGGCTCATCCCGCAGTTCTTTTTTGTCGGCGCCGGCGAGGCCTTCACCTACATCGGCCAGCTCGACTTCTTCCTCCGCGAGTGCCCCAAGGGAATGAAGACCATGAGCACGGGGCTCTTCCTCAGCACGCTCTCGCTCGGCTTCTTCGTCAGCTCGGCGCTCGTCACCGTCGTGCACAAGATCACCGGTGACCGCCGGCCCTGGATCGCCGACGACCTCAACAAGGGCGAGCTCTACAAGTTCTACTGGCTCCTCGCGGGGGTTTGCCTCGCCAACCTCGTCGTGTACCTCTTCGCCGGCAGGTGGTACAAGTACAAGGCCGGAAGGCCCGGCGCCGACGGCAGCGTCAACGGCGTCGAGATGGCCGACGCCGAGCCGTGCCTCCACTGA